One part of the Streptomyces lydicus genome encodes these proteins:
- a CDS encoding cobalt-precorrin-6A reductase, with translation MSDAARPPRHVLILGGTTEARSLAATLAAEPALRVTSSLAGRVAAPRLPAGEVRIGGFGGPDGLARWLREHAVDALIDATHPFAGTISFHAARAAATAHVPLLALRRPGWVPGPGDTWHQVTSLDEAAAALPALGNRVFLTTGRMGLSHFAHLTDLWFLVRSVDAPEPPHPPRMEVLLDRGPFSVEGERELLRRHRIAVLVTKDSGAAATAPKLTAAREAGIPVVVVRRPPTPDGIPTAANPAEAAEWLRRLLSEAGAR, from the coding sequence ATGTCCGACGCAGCACGCCCGCCACGCCACGTACTGATCCTCGGCGGTACGACGGAGGCCCGCAGTCTGGCCGCGACGCTGGCGGCGGAGCCGGCGCTGCGCGTGACGTCGTCGCTCGCCGGCCGGGTCGCCGCCCCGCGGCTGCCCGCCGGGGAGGTCCGCATCGGAGGATTCGGCGGCCCCGACGGCCTCGCCCGCTGGCTGCGCGAGCACGCGGTGGACGCGCTCATCGACGCCACCCATCCTTTCGCCGGCACGATCAGTTTCCACGCGGCCCGGGCGGCCGCCACCGCCCATGTTCCCCTGCTGGCCCTCCGCCGCCCCGGCTGGGTGCCGGGACCCGGCGACACCTGGCACCAGGTCACCTCCCTGGACGAAGCGGCCGCCGCCCTCCCCGCCCTCGGCAACCGCGTCTTCCTCACGACGGGCCGGATGGGTCTGTCCCACTTCGCCCACCTCACCGACCTCTGGTTCCTCGTCCGCTCCGTGGACGCCCCCGAGCCCCCGCACCCGCCCCGGATGGAGGTGCTCCTCGACCGGGGCCCGTTCTCGGTGGAGGGTGAGCGCGAGCTGCTGCGTAGGCATCGCATCGCCGTCCTCGTGACGAAGGACAGCGGCGCGGCGGCCACCGCCCCGAAACTGACGGCGGCCCGCGAGGCGGGCATCCCGGTGGTCGTCGTACGCCGCCCCCCGACCCCGGACGGAATTCCGACGGCAGCGAATCCGGCCGAGGCGGCGGAATGGCTCCGGCGACTTCTCAGCGAGGCCGGCGCGCGCTGA
- a CDS encoding helix-turn-helix domain-containing protein: protein MAELCFEEEDMARQVLAGQLRRLREASGKSLAQLASETNYDRTYLNRLENGERLSKLAVMEALDAIYDTGGLLADLWKLAQRDAFKDKYQAFMQREAIAVVNHKYSLAIPGLLQTEAYARTLLSSAPMPLKAGVLEERVAARLGRQAVLQRDPPLSVRFIIDESALRRPTADRVIWREQLTHILAASEQWNITVQVLLLAAGDHDLVGGHLSLLWMPDGTSVAYLEGSKSGGLVEDPDKVTRYRVSYERLRDMALSPPDSASFIAQLVEDC from the coding sequence ATGGCCGAACTGTGTTTCGAGGAGGAGGACATGGCTCGCCAGGTGCTCGCCGGGCAGCTCCGACGGTTACGTGAAGCATCCGGAAAGTCACTTGCCCAATTAGCTAGCGAAACGAATTACGACCGCACGTACCTGAACCGTTTGGAAAATGGCGAGCGGCTGTCGAAGTTGGCCGTGATGGAAGCGCTTGATGCGATCTACGACACGGGCGGACTGCTGGCCGATCTGTGGAAGCTTGCACAGCGGGATGCCTTCAAAGACAAATACCAGGCATTCATGCAGCGTGAGGCGATCGCCGTGGTCAACCATAAGTACTCGCTCGCCATCCCTGGGCTCCTGCAGACCGAGGCGTACGCCCGGACGCTGTTGTCCTCCGCCCCGATGCCCCTCAAGGCGGGGGTGTTGGAGGAACGGGTCGCCGCCCGGCTCGGCAGGCAGGCGGTGCTGCAGCGGGACCCACCGCTCAGCGTGCGGTTCATCATCGATGAGTCCGCACTGCGACGACCAACGGCGGACCGCGTCATCTGGCGTGAGCAGCTGACCCACATCCTGGCCGCCTCGGAGCAGTGGAACATCACCGTTCAAGTGCTTCTGCTGGCCGCGGGCGATCACGATCTCGTGGGCGGGCACCTCTCGCTTCTGTGGATGCCGGACGGGACGTCCGTCGCCTACCTGGAGGGCAGCAAGTCCGGCGGACTGGTCGAAGACCCGGACAAGGTGACCAGGTATCGGGTCTCCTATGAGCGGCTCCGTGACATGGCCCTCTCGCCGCCTGATTCGGCATCATTCATCGCACAACTGGTGGAGGATTGCTGA
- a CDS encoding CchlQ, whose protein sequence is MDWGTLVATVSGGLIALSGTVLAEKLRRRHEDDRSSETRRRAVYVEFITAAGVCHARLRQLAQDPDAEADLEAAARLALADAAIHEVRERLFIDATTEIAGAGQAMFERLRALQRVVATGAWQTSPAFHDVYHPYLDAVWAYRVAVRQELEDGSFSPTAFGWEAWDGKDRCAVCRAGRDGALPVEA, encoded by the coding sequence GTGGACTGGGGGACGCTCGTTGCGACCGTGAGTGGTGGGCTGATCGCCCTCTCCGGCACGGTGCTCGCCGAAAAGCTACGGCGCCGGCACGAGGACGACCGCAGCAGCGAGACGAGGCGGCGGGCGGTGTACGTCGAGTTCATCACGGCTGCCGGCGTCTGCCACGCGCGGCTGCGGCAGCTCGCCCAGGACCCGGACGCCGAGGCGGACCTCGAAGCCGCCGCCCGCCTGGCACTGGCCGACGCCGCGATCCACGAGGTGCGCGAGCGGCTCTTCATCGACGCGACGACCGAGATCGCCGGCGCCGGCCAGGCGATGTTCGAGCGACTCCGCGCCCTCCAGCGGGTCGTCGCGACCGGCGCCTGGCAGACCTCACCCGCCTTCCACGACGTCTACCACCCCTACCTGGACGCCGTCTGGGCCTACCGCGTGGCCGTACGCCAGGAACTGGAAGACGGCTCCTTCTCCCCCACGGCCTTCGGCTGGGAGGCGTGGGACGGCAAGGACCGGTGCGCGGTGTGCCGGGCCGGGCGAGACGGAGCATTGCCCGTCGAGGCGTGA
- a CDS encoding alpha/beta hydrolase: protein MTLTVRDLQNLRFSALEGAKDEWAQIARRLGGYCDRVDAHMLRPLSHEWSGEASDKARKRMTRLSDNFQFSSQECALVETTLDGAITELRAQQKLLHQVLDEATRKGYRVAPTGEVMYADEGDIPTGDPDAGVPAKEQERLGLENDIFDALRGAEEIDARYRLALTKLRVGRGLSVNGLESDRDAAAISKIAGVAVGLDSAPAKGTDPKKVRDWWKGLSKEEQEEQLALNPSLIGNLDGIPARTRDKANRVNLDRLIDMYPPGTPMSPTVARQREGFEAIKNRLEGDSGKEPEPLLLGIGPEGQGRAILSYGDPDTADNVAAYVPGLNTQLRDVGAEDGDRALNVWDSAQDAGDGRKTTASIVWLGYDAPQAGTDRLSDSDLSVADRERGQKGGAAFGQFLDGVQATHQGERPHVTAIGHSYGSFTVGQAAQREGGIPADDIILVGSPGTGAQRAEQLGVGADHVWAGAAESDLVTHAPSNFETLPGGAIAHLSDPHELHFGQDPASEEFGGRRFGVADGDSPASHSNYFDRDKGGDSLTNMGAIVAGRPEKVTFQGRR, encoded by the coding sequence ATGACTCTGACCGTGCGAGACCTCCAGAACCTTCGCTTCTCCGCGCTGGAAGGCGCCAAGGACGAGTGGGCGCAGATCGCTCGGCGCCTCGGGGGCTATTGCGACCGAGTGGACGCGCACATGCTCCGGCCGTTGAGCCATGAATGGTCCGGCGAAGCGTCCGACAAGGCGCGGAAGCGCATGACCCGCCTGAGCGACAACTTCCAGTTCAGCAGCCAGGAATGCGCCTTGGTGGAGACGACTTTGGACGGAGCCATCACCGAGCTCCGGGCGCAGCAGAAGCTCCTGCACCAGGTACTGGACGAGGCGACCCGCAAGGGCTACCGGGTGGCTCCGACGGGTGAGGTGATGTACGCCGACGAGGGCGACATACCCACCGGAGACCCTGACGCGGGAGTGCCGGCGAAGGAGCAGGAGCGACTCGGTCTCGAAAACGACATATTCGATGCCTTACGGGGGGCGGAAGAGATTGACGCCCGCTACCGCCTCGCTCTGACGAAACTTCGGGTCGGTCGCGGGCTTTCCGTGAACGGTCTGGAGTCGGACAGGGATGCCGCGGCCATTTCCAAGATTGCGGGTGTGGCCGTCGGGCTCGACTCCGCTCCTGCCAAGGGCACGGACCCGAAGAAGGTCCGGGACTGGTGGAAGGGCCTGAGCAAGGAGGAGCAGGAGGAGCAACTGGCGCTCAACCCGAGCCTCATCGGCAACCTCGACGGCATTCCGGCAAGGACGCGGGACAAGGCGAATCGCGTCAACCTTGACCGGCTGATCGACATGTATCCGCCGGGCACGCCGATGTCACCCACCGTGGCGCGGCAGCGTGAGGGCTTCGAGGCAATCAAGAACCGCTTGGAGGGGGACTCGGGGAAGGAACCGGAACCGCTTCTGCTCGGCATCGGCCCAGAAGGTCAGGGACGGGCCATCCTGTCGTACGGAGATCCCGACACGGCGGACAATGTCGCTGCCTATGTGCCCGGGCTCAACACCCAGCTCAGGGACGTGGGGGCTGAAGACGGCGACCGTGCTTTGAATGTCTGGGATTCGGCTCAGGATGCCGGCGACGGACGTAAGACAACGGCCTCGATCGTCTGGTTGGGGTATGACGCTCCACAGGCAGGCACGGACAGGCTCTCCGATAGTGACCTTTCGGTCGCTGACCGGGAGCGGGGCCAGAAGGGCGGTGCGGCCTTCGGGCAGTTTCTCGATGGCGTCCAGGCGACGCACCAAGGTGAACGTCCCCATGTGACGGCCATTGGGCACAGTTATGGGTCATTCACCGTGGGGCAGGCTGCCCAGCGCGAGGGCGGGATTCCTGCCGACGACATCATTCTGGTGGGAAGTCCCGGAACCGGAGCCCAGAGGGCCGAGCAGCTTGGGGTGGGAGCGGACCACGTGTGGGCAGGTGCAGCGGAGAGTGATCTGGTCACGCATGCCCCATCTAACTTTGAAACCCTCCCCGGCGGCGCGATAGCACATTTGAGCGATCCGCATGAATTGCACTTCGGTCAGGACCCGGCCAGCGAGGAGTTCGGCGGGCGGCGGTTCGGCGTCGCGGACGGCGATTCTCCGGCCTCTCACTCCAATTACTTTGACAGGGATAAGGGAGGCGACTCGCTAACTAATATGGGTGCGATTGTGGCTGGCCGCCCGGAAAAAGTTACATTTCAGGGAAGGCGGTAA
- a CDS encoding precorrin-2 C(20)-methyltransferase, whose product MSEQQAPGTGTRTTGRLYGVGLGPGDPSLMTVRAVQVIAGADVIAYHSARHGRSIARSIAAEHLRADHIEEALVYPVTTESTDHPGGYRGALDDFYEAAAARLAAHLDAGRTVAVISEGDPLFYGSYQHMHKRLAHRYPTEVIPGVTSISAAAARLGKPLAEADEVLTILPGTLPEEELTARLAATDTAVVMKLGRTFPTVRRAMERSGRLPEAHYVERATMPGERTEALTAIDPATDTVPYFSVTVVPSRVAEQSYRVPGSEADEATAPSGPGEVVVVGTGPAGPLWLTPESRGALAAAEDLVGYTTYLNRVPVRPGQRRHASDNKVESERAELALDLARRGRKVAVVSGGDPGVFAMATAVVEVASQDPYRSVPVRVLPGVTAANAAAARAGAPLGHDYAVISLSDRLKPWEVIAERLHAAASADLALALYNPGSRSRTWQVGKARELLLEHRAPDTPVILARDIGGPEESVRTVPLADLDPTQVDMRTLLIIGSSQTQAARRADGTDVVWTPRRYPEG is encoded by the coding sequence GTGAGCGAGCAGCAGGCACCCGGCACCGGTACCCGGACGACCGGCCGCCTCTACGGAGTGGGCCTCGGCCCCGGTGACCCGTCCCTGATGACCGTACGGGCCGTACAGGTCATCGCCGGGGCCGACGTCATCGCGTACCACAGCGCCCGGCACGGACGGTCCATCGCGCGCTCCATAGCGGCCGAGCACCTGCGCGCCGACCACATCGAGGAGGCCCTGGTCTACCCGGTCACCACCGAGTCGACCGACCACCCCGGCGGCTACCGCGGCGCGCTGGACGACTTCTACGAGGCCGCCGCGGCCCGCCTCGCCGCGCACCTCGACGCCGGCCGCACGGTCGCCGTCATCTCCGAGGGCGACCCGCTCTTCTACGGCTCCTACCAGCACATGCACAAGCGGCTGGCACACCGCTACCCGACCGAGGTGATCCCCGGCGTCACCTCGATCAGCGCCGCCGCGGCCCGCCTGGGCAAGCCGCTCGCCGAGGCCGACGAGGTCCTGACGATCCTTCCGGGCACCCTCCCCGAGGAGGAACTGACCGCCCGCCTCGCCGCCACCGACACGGCCGTCGTCATGAAGCTCGGCCGCACCTTCCCCACCGTCCGCCGCGCCATGGAACGCTCCGGCCGCCTCCCGGAGGCCCACTACGTCGAGCGCGCCACCATGCCCGGCGAACGCACCGAGGCCCTCACCGCCATCGACCCCGCCACCGACACGGTCCCCTACTTCTCCGTCACGGTCGTCCCCAGCCGCGTCGCCGAGCAGTCCTACCGCGTGCCCGGATCGGAGGCCGACGAGGCCACCGCCCCGTCCGGCCCCGGCGAGGTCGTGGTCGTCGGCACCGGCCCGGCCGGCCCCCTCTGGCTCACCCCGGAGTCCCGCGGCGCCCTGGCCGCCGCCGAGGACCTCGTCGGCTACACCACCTACCTGAACCGCGTCCCGGTCCGCCCCGGCCAGCGCCGCCACGCCTCCGACAACAAGGTCGAGTCCGAACGCGCCGAGCTGGCCCTCGACCTGGCCCGGCGCGGCCGGAAGGTGGCCGTGGTCTCCGGCGGCGACCCGGGTGTCTTCGCCATGGCCACCGCCGTCGTGGAGGTCGCCTCCCAGGACCCGTACCGCTCCGTGCCGGTACGCGTCCTGCCCGGCGTCACCGCCGCCAACGCGGCCGCCGCCCGCGCCGGCGCCCCGCTCGGCCACGACTACGCGGTCATCTCCCTCTCCGACCGCCTCAAGCCGTGGGAGGTCATCGCCGAACGCCTCCACGCGGCGGCCTCCGCGGACCTGGCCCTCGCCCTCTACAACCCCGGCTCCCGCAGCCGTACGTGGCAGGTCGGCAAGGCCCGCGAACTCCTCCTGGAACACCGCGCCCCGGACACCCCGGTCATCCTCGCCCGCGACATCGGCGGCCCCGAGGAATCCGTCCGCACCGTCCCCCTCGCCGACCTCGACCCCACCCAGGTCGACATGCGCACCCTCCTGATCATCGGCTCCTCCCAGACCCAGGCGGCCCGCCGCGCCGACGGCACGGACGTGGTGTGGACACCGCGGAGGTATCCGGAGGGGTAG
- a CDS encoding precorrin-8X methylmutase has protein sequence MTAFEYEKDGAAIYRQSFATIRAEADLAGLPADVSQVAVRMIHACGMVDLVRDLAFTPEVVARARKALRDGAPILCDANMVASGVTRKRLPAGNEVLCTLADPSVPELAARMGTTRSAAALELWRDRMDGAVVAVGNAPTALFRLLEMIEEGAPRPAAVLGIPVGFIGAAESKEALIDHPSKLDHIVVRGRRGGSAMAAAAINAIASEEE, from the coding sequence GTGACCGCGTTCGAATACGAGAAGGACGGTGCGGCGATCTACCGCCAGTCCTTCGCCACCATCCGCGCCGAGGCCGACCTCGCCGGGCTGCCCGCCGACGTCAGCCAGGTCGCGGTCCGGATGATCCACGCCTGCGGCATGGTCGACCTCGTACGCGATCTGGCCTTCACCCCCGAGGTGGTGGCGCGCGCCCGCAAGGCGCTGCGCGACGGCGCGCCGATCCTGTGCGACGCCAACATGGTCGCCAGCGGCGTCACCCGCAAGCGGCTCCCGGCCGGCAACGAGGTGCTGTGCACCCTCGCCGACCCGTCCGTGCCGGAGCTGGCCGCGCGGATGGGCACCACCCGCAGCGCCGCCGCGCTGGAGCTGTGGCGGGACCGGATGGACGGCGCCGTGGTGGCGGTCGGCAACGCGCCCACCGCGCTCTTCCGCCTGCTCGAAATGATCGAGGAGGGGGCGCCCCGCCCCGCCGCCGTGCTGGGCATACCCGTCGGCTTCATCGGCGCCGCCGAGTCCAAGGAAGCGCTGATCGACCACCCGTCGAAGCTGGACCACATCGTGGTGCGCGGGCGCCGGGGCGGCAGCGCCATGGCCGCGGCCGCGATCAACGCCATTGCAAGCGAGGAAGAGTAA
- the cobG gene encoding precorrin-3B synthase has protein sequence MPPSPSIRPLGSAPPLRDRGDACPGALRLHAAADGLLARVRVPAGDLTVRQALALADAAEQLGDGFLSLTSRGNVELRGLPDGCAGRLAGLLDDAGLLPSARHERIRNILASPLAGLDRHTPADVRWWARRLDALLCASESATALSGRFLFVLDDGRGDVAALGGDVSLVAERGGADDGTDGGGGTALLRVGDDPAALRIAAPDAPRAALAAAEAFLTAAEASGSGAWRVRELPEEHALTARDVAGALRATGIAATHVPDGPGAFTATAGPTTGPRGATARADSSAPGVVEGPDGRHALSVLAPLGRLSAAQWRLLTTTAARHGCGELRLTPWRGVVLPGLPAAEAAGRLAALSAAGLITDPSSPWHRLGACTGRPGCAKSRTDVRADLARAVAAGAPVPAGSTAAAPGAPVYWSGCERRCGHPHGTWVDVLATADGYQVSVVRPDASPATQETRPQ, from the coding sequence ATGCCGCCCTCCCCCTCGATCCGGCCCCTTGGGTCCGCACCGCCCCTGCGGGACCGCGGTGACGCCTGCCCGGGGGCGCTGCGGCTGCACGCCGCGGCCGACGGACTGCTCGCCCGAGTGCGGGTACCCGCCGGAGACTTGACGGTGCGTCAGGCACTGGCGCTGGCCGACGCCGCGGAGCAGCTCGGGGACGGCTTCCTCTCCCTCACCTCCCGCGGGAACGTGGAACTCCGCGGCCTGCCCGACGGCTGCGCCGGCCGGCTCGCCGGCCTGCTGGACGACGCCGGGCTGCTGCCCTCCGCCCGCCATGAGCGCATCCGCAACATCCTCGCCTCCCCGCTGGCCGGACTGGACCGGCACACCCCCGCTGACGTGCGGTGGTGGGCCCGGCGCCTGGACGCCCTGCTGTGCGCGAGCGAGTCCGCGACCGCGCTGTCCGGCCGTTTCCTGTTCGTCCTGGACGACGGGCGGGGCGATGTGGCGGCGCTCGGCGGCGATGTGAGCTTGGTCGCAGAACGGGGCGGGGCCGACGACGGCACGGACGGCGGCGGGGGCACCGCGCTGCTGCGGGTCGGTGACGACCCGGCAGCGCTGCGGATCGCCGCCCCGGACGCACCGCGCGCCGCACTCGCCGCCGCCGAGGCGTTCCTGACCGCCGCGGAGGCGAGCGGCTCCGGCGCCTGGCGGGTCCGCGAACTGCCCGAGGAGCACGCGCTGACGGCCCGGGACGTGGCCGGGGCACTACGGGCGACGGGCATCGCCGCGACCCATGTCCCGGACGGGCCAGGCGCCTTCACCGCGACGGCCGGGCCCACGACGGGGCCGCGGGGCGCCACCGCCCGCGCGGACTCCTCCGCCCCGGGCGTCGTCGAGGGCCCCGACGGCCGCCACGCGCTGTCCGTCCTGGCCCCCCTGGGCCGGCTGAGCGCCGCCCAGTGGCGCCTGCTCACCACCACCGCCGCGCGGCACGGCTGCGGTGAGCTGCGCCTGACGCCCTGGCGCGGCGTGGTCCTGCCCGGCCTGCCGGCCGCCGAGGCCGCCGGCCGGCTCGCCGCGCTGTCCGCCGCCGGGCTGATCACCGACCCGTCCTCGCCCTGGCACCGGCTCGGCGCCTGCACCGGCCGCCCCGGCTGCGCCAAATCCCGCACCGACGTCCGCGCCGACCTGGCGCGCGCGGTCGCCGCGGGCGCGCCGGTGCCCGCCGGCTCCACGGCCGCCGCGCCCGGGGCACCCGTCTACTGGTCCGGCTGCGAACGCCGCTGCGGCCACCCCCACGGCACCTGGGTCGACGTCCTGGCGACGGCGGACGGCTACCAGGTCTCGGTCGTACGGCCGGACGCATCACCAGCAACACAGGAAACGAGGCCACAGTGA